The Prosthecomicrobium sp. N25 nucleotide sequence AGCCGCTCGACGACTTCCGCTGGCGGTTCCACGGCCTCTTCTACGTCGCCCCCGCGCAGGACAGCTTCATGTGCCGCCTGCGCATTCCAAACGGCATCCTGAGCCACTGGCAGTTCCGCGCGGTCGCCGACATGGCGGCGCGCTGGGGCGGCGGCTATGCCCATGTGACCACCCGCGCCAACCTGCAGATCCGCGAGATCGCCGCCGAGCACGGCCCCGCCCTGGTCGAGGCCCTCGCGATGGTCGGCCTCGCCCCGAAGGGCGCCGGCGCCGACAACATCCGCAACGTCACAGGTTCGCCGACCGCCGGCATCGACCCGGACGAGATCCTCGACACCCGCCCGGCCGCGCAGGCCTGGCACGTCCATGTCCTTAACAGCCGCCTGCTCGCCGGCCTGCCGCGCAAGTTCAACGTCGCCTTCGAGGGCGGCGGCCGGGTCCCCGTGCTCGAGGAGACGAACGACATCGCCTTCACGGCCGTCCGCGTGGCCGAGGGTTTCGGCGTCGAGCCGGGCGCCTGGTACCGCCTCGCCCTCGGCGGCATCACCGGCCACACGGACTTCGCCCGCGACACCGGCGTGGTGGTCGCGCCCGGCGACACGACCGCGGTGGCGGACGCGATCGTGCGCGTCTTCATCGACCTCGGCGATCGAACCGACCGCAAGAGGGCCCGCTTCAAGTATGTGCTCGACGCGCTCGGGCTCGACGAGGTCCTGCGCCGCGTCGAGGAGAAACTCGGCCGGCCGCTCGCCCGCGTTCCCGCCGGGGCCGTCCTGCCGCGCCGCCCCGCCGACCGCCTCGCCCATGTCGGCCTGCATCCGCAGAGGCAGCCGGGGCTGAACTGGCTCGGCGTGGTCCTGCCGGTCGGGCGCCTGACCGTCGCCGAGATGCAGGGCCTCGCCGATATCGCCCGGGACCTCGGCGACGGCGACGTCCGCCTGACCGTCTGGCAGAACCTGATCCTGTCCGGCATCCCGGACGAGCGGACCGCCGAGGCGACCGCCCGGCTCACCGCGCTCGGCCTCGGCCACGCGGCCTCCTCGATCCGCGCCGGCCTCGTCGCCTGCACGGGCAGCCGCGGCTGCAAGTTCGCCGCTGCCGACACCAAGGGCCACGCCCTGATGATCGCCGACGCCCTGGAGGGCCGCCTGACCGTCGACCGTCCCCTCAACATCCACCTGACCGGCTGCCACCACTCCTGCGCCCAGCACTACATCGGCGACATCGGCCTGATCGCCGCCCGCGTCCCGCTCGACGACACCGGCGAGGAGACCGCCGACGGCTATCACGTCCATGTCGGCGGCGGCTTCGGCACGGAGGCGGCCATCGCCCGCGAGATCTGGCCGAACACGCTCGCCGCCGACGTGCCCGCCCGCATCGAGGGCCTCC carries:
- a CDS encoding NirA family protein; translation: MTADFSEDQKRWLEGFVSGASAARAARGLPPLAGAAGPAAPSGPDAPHLAAQARFEAEGRKLSPQEIAKRDEHPLDAWPRLAAEARSGRFPKPLDDFRWRFHGLFYVAPAQDSFMCRLRIPNGILSHWQFRAVADMAARWGGGYAHVTTRANLQIREIAAEHGPALVEALAMVGLAPKGAGADNIRNVTGSPTAGIDPDEILDTRPAAQAWHVHVLNSRLLAGLPRKFNVAFEGGGRVPVLEETNDIAFTAVRVAEGFGVEPGAWYRLALGGITGHTDFARDTGVVVAPGDTTAVADAIVRVFIDLGDRTDRKRARFKYVLDALGLDEVLRRVEEKLGRPLARVPAGAVLPRRPADRLAHVGLHPQRQPGLNWLGVVLPVGRLTVAEMQGLADIARDLGDGDVRLTVWQNLILSGIPDERTAEATARLTALGLGHAASSIRAGLVACTGSRGCKFAAADTKGHALMIADALEGRLTVDRPLNIHLTGCHHSCAQHYIGDIGLIAARVPLDDTGEETADGYHVHVGGGFGTEAAIAREIWPNTLAADVPARIEGLLRAWTAGRLSPDESFHAFAARHEVDALRRAAEAALHPPRFSEAAE